Proteins from one Oscillatoria nigro-viridis PCC 7112 genomic window:
- the corA gene encoding magnesium/cobalt transporter CorA translates to MVYKSIHTSSPVAKQVKEEDDDDDSYVDYFYDDQGAPPGTLDLEPDAPPPEIVLIDYCDTAATRAHLANPQKAAGYLDTESVSWVDMLGLGNKETWRQMGEVFNLHLMAQEDVVNVPQRPKVVDYEEHILIIAWMVMLHPELDTFHKEQVSLILGKHYLLTVQEEPDYDCFEPVRDRIRKGQGIIRKHGADYLAYSLLDSIIDGFFPVLEMYGERIEELEDEVVVNPTRRTLEKIYKIRRELLTLRRAIWPQRDAINVLIRDSSDLITPEVRIYLRDCYDHTVQVMDMVETYRELSSGLMDVYLSSVGNKMNEIMKLLTVISSIFIPLTFVAGVYGMNFNTEKSPLNMPELNWYFGYPLCWAMMLAIASGLVYFFWRRGWFDNFSTIKDDSLK, encoded by the coding sequence ATGGTCTACAAAAGCATACATACTTCTAGTCCCGTTGCAAAACAAGTTAAAGAAGAAGATGATGATGATGATTCCTATGTTGACTATTTTTATGACGATCAGGGGGCTCCGCCGGGAACTCTCGACTTAGAACCCGATGCGCCGCCTCCCGAGATTGTATTAATTGACTATTGCGACACAGCAGCTACTCGCGCCCACTTGGCAAATCCTCAAAAAGCTGCTGGGTATTTAGATACAGAATCTGTTTCTTGGGTTGATATGTTGGGATTGGGAAACAAAGAAACCTGGCGACAAATGGGCGAAGTATTTAATTTGCACCTAATGGCTCAGGAAGATGTAGTTAATGTTCCCCAGCGACCGAAAGTAGTAGACTATGAAGAGCACATTTTAATTATTGCTTGGATGGTGATGCTGCATCCAGAATTAGATACTTTTCATAAAGAACAAGTAAGTTTGATTTTGGGCAAGCATTACCTGTTAACTGTTCAGGAAGAACCGGACTATGATTGTTTTGAACCAGTGCGCGATCGCATTCGTAAAGGACAAGGAATTATTCGCAAACACGGAGCAGATTATCTGGCTTATAGTCTGTTAGATTCTATTATAGATGGATTCTTCCCTGTATTAGAAATGTACGGAGAGCGGATTGAAGAACTAGAGGATGAAGTGGTGGTGAACCCCACCCGCAGAACCCTGGAAAAAATTTATAAAATCCGGCGAGAATTGCTGACGCTGCGCCGCGCCATTTGGCCGCAGCGGGATGCAATTAATGTTTTAATTCGAGATAGCAGTGATTTGATTACTCCCGAAGTGCGAATTTACCTGCGCGACTGTTACGATCACACAGTACAGGTGATGGATATGGTGGAAACCTATCGAGAGCTGTCTTCGGGTTTAATGGATGTTTATCTGTCATCGGTTGGCAATAAAATGAATGAAATCATGAAGTTGCTGACAGTAATTTCTAGTATCTTTATTCCTCTCACTTTTGTGGCGGGAGTATACGGGATGAATTTCAATACAGAGAAATCGCCCTTGAATATGCCGGAACTGAATTGGTATTTTGGCTATCCGCTTTGTTGGGCAATGATGCTAGCGATCGCCTCTGGTTTAGTTTACTTCTTCTGGCGGCGCGGCTGGTTTGATAATTTTTCTACTATCAAAGATGACTCCTTAAAGTAA
- a CDS encoding PAS domain-containing protein, whose protein sequence is MQEVINSFQSFFSNSVDAFLECDRQQNYLSINPVAAAWMGLEPAEIVNKTNQELLKLYPNNDAVKNIILQIDSCLQQVFITGEKRLAIHEVTTADGAMKIYETAYTPAVDASSKQMRVLGVGRDITRHYRWQQQKTQQLRRSNHLLWLNAANSPLAMVGWDEDFRIVQWSKRAEEILGWTADDMMGKQFGDLDLVCEEDREAVSAIELELATGRGNTSINRNYTKSGQVIWCRWFNSIIRSGDTFTVLSLVEDITDRKRLEAEKAQASRLTAMVADVGIALTKHPQDILLPCCEAMVRNLDVASAEIWTFNSQHNLWELQASSEIYSRTDDRARFIESKVNSIAKQQKPEFDCGFELNNFGFPEEESAKATEVQSSELAIINTSQKPTNCPIPKQIITFAGYPLIVEERLVGVMVIISCQPLTAPFQETLASVADVIALGIERKRAEAELKSARGFLNSVVENLPVGVFAKDASSLKFVLWNKAGETIAGVTSQEAIGKNDYDIYPKEQADVFTAQDREILTGDRNQSTVKDIAEEPIQTRHKGMRILHTRKVPILDAAGRPQYVLGITEDITERRQVDESVRLYDQIVENMQIGLYVYHLENIDDDSTLRAIASNPAATLFTGLEMADVLGMTIDEIFPQLRSKNIPQAFASVIRTQKAVELEDIDCDEGGRITRAFSIKAFPLPNNCVGVAFENITARKRLELELQASLEKTERSEQLLRTVIDKTSDWIFAKNKNFCYILVNRSFAKAIGKTVEEIIGKSDLDLGFSVELVFGNSAKNIRGFRTDDSAVLAGEIIHNPCDPATIADGSVHIFDTQKLPLRDAEGNVFAVLAFARDITERHESEAALRRSETRFRSLVANIPGVVYRWQCDFSTSFISNAVYLLTGYPAGDFISPLNRGGRTFASIIYPEDLVKVEATIRQAIENKESYNLEYRLLAADGTVKWVWDKGSPVFDADGNVCCLDGVIVDISDRYYAEEALRQKTLELEAVFRALPDLYFRLDADGIIVDYLSGTSSSLYLPPEQFIGQRITDILPHNVACKFARAIFEISETRTSIDIEYSLSMSEGEKTYEARLLPFNSDQIIILARNITKRKQAEAQLKHKNRQLEQTLKQLGRTQAQLIQAEKMSGLGQLVAGIAHEINNPVSFIYGNITYASEYARNLLELCSLYRAHYPEPVAVIQALAEEIELEFMKEDFPHLLNSIQTGAERIRQIVLSLRNFSRLEESDIKRVNIHEGIDSALLILQHKIKENGRNRNIQIVKEYGKLPQIQCYVGQLNQVFMNILNNAIDALADVRHRKLELPSYSEEERQDFASLPLSCAALPWIRIRTEVLENNRVAIVISDNGSGMAESVKCRVFDPFFTTKPVGKGTGLGLSISYQIVVERHGGTLQCISAPGEGTEFAIEIPIRQR, encoded by the coding sequence ATGCAGGAAGTTATCAACTCGTTTCAGTCTTTTTTCTCTAACTCTGTTGATGCTTTCCTAGAGTGCGATCGACAGCAAAATTACCTATCGATCAATCCTGTTGCTGCTGCTTGGATGGGATTGGAGCCTGCTGAAATAGTCAACAAAACTAATCAGGAATTATTAAAATTATATCCCAATAATGATGCTGTCAAAAATATAATTTTGCAGATTGATTCTTGCCTGCAACAAGTATTTATAACCGGGGAAAAACGGCTGGCAATTCATGAGGTGACGACGGCAGACGGCGCGATGAAAATTTACGAAACTGCTTACACGCCAGCGGTGGATGCCTCTAGCAAGCAGATGCGGGTTTTGGGCGTCGGTAGAGATATCACCAGGCATTACCGCTGGCAGCAGCAGAAAACTCAACAGTTGCGCCGATCGAACCATTTACTGTGGTTGAATGCAGCTAACAGTCCCCTGGCAATGGTGGGCTGGGATGAAGATTTTCGGATCGTTCAGTGGTCGAAACGCGCTGAAGAAATCTTGGGCTGGACAGCCGATGATATGATGGGCAAGCAGTTCGGCGATTTAGATTTGGTTTGCGAAGAAGATAGAGAGGCTGTAAGCGCGATCGAACTCGAACTAGCCACAGGCAGAGGCAATACTTCAATTAACCGCAACTATACTAAAAGCGGACAGGTAATTTGGTGTCGCTGGTTCAACTCAATTATTCGCAGCGGCGACACTTTTACCGTGCTTTCTTTGGTGGAAGATATCACCGATCGCAAACGGTTGGAAGCAGAAAAAGCCCAAGCTTCTCGCCTCACAGCAATGGTAGCCGATGTGGGTATTGCCCTCACCAAACACCCTCAAGATATCCTGCTTCCCTGCTGCGAGGCAATGGTGCGGAATCTCGATGTCGCTTCGGCTGAAATTTGGACTTTCAACTCTCAACATAATCTTTGGGAATTGCAAGCATCCTCGGAAATATACAGTCGCACAGACGATCGCGCTAGGTTTATTGAAAGTAAGGTTAACTCGATCGCCAAACAGCAAAAACCGGAATTTGACTGCGGATTTGAACTGAACAATTTTGGGTTCCCAGAGGAAGAATCCGCAAAAGCAACAGAGGTGCAAAGTTCCGAATTAGCAATTATCAACACCAGTCAAAAACCGACAAATTGCCCAATACCCAAGCAAATTATTACCTTCGCAGGCTACCCTTTGATAGTCGAAGAACGGCTGGTGGGAGTCATGGTAATTATCAGTTGCCAGCCGCTGACAGCACCCTTTCAGGAAACTTTAGCATCGGTTGCCGATGTCATCGCTTTAGGCATCGAACGCAAGCGTGCAGAAGCTGAATTAAAATCAGCTAGAGGGTTTCTGAATTCCGTAGTAGAAAATCTGCCGGTGGGAGTTTTTGCTAAAGATGCTTCTTCGCTGAAATTTGTGCTGTGGAATAAAGCAGGGGAAACGATCGCAGGTGTTACTTCTCAAGAGGCGATCGGCAAAAATGACTACGATATTTACCCCAAAGAACAAGCTGATGTTTTTACTGCTCAAGACAGGGAAATACTGACCGGCGATCGCAACCAATCTACTGTTAAAGACATAGCCGAAGAGCCGATCCAAACTCGCCACAAAGGTATGAGAATACTGCACACCCGCAAAGTGCCCATTCTCGACGCCGCAGGCCGTCCCCAGTACGTTTTGGGGATTACTGAAGATATCACCGAACGCAGGCAGGTAGACGAAAGCGTGCGCCTCTACGACCAAATTGTCGAGAATATGCAAATTGGTTTGTACGTCTACCATTTAGAAAATATAGACGATGACAGCACTCTCAGGGCGATCGCCTCCAATCCGGCAGCTACCCTATTTACCGGGTTAGAAATGGCCGACGTTTTGGGAATGACAATCGACGAGATTTTTCCCCAACTGCGATCGAAAAACATTCCCCAAGCATTTGCTTCGGTAATTCGCACCCAGAAAGCCGTAGAACTTGAAGATATTGACTGCGATGAAGGCGGCAGAATAACTCGCGCTTTTTCTATTAAAGCTTTTCCATTACCCAACAACTGCGTCGGTGTTGCTTTTGAAAACATTACTGCTCGCAAGCGCCTAGAACTAGAACTGCAGGCGTCTTTGGAAAAAACCGAACGTTCCGAACAACTCCTGCGTACAGTAATAGACAAAACCAGCGACTGGATTTTTGCCAAAAACAAAAATTTTTGCTATATTTTGGTCAACAGGAGTTTTGCTAAAGCGATCGGCAAAACAGTAGAAGAAATAATTGGCAAATCCGATTTAGACTTAGGGTTTTCAGTAGAGCTGGTGTTTGGAAATTCTGCCAAAAATATCCGAGGCTTCCGCACAGACGATTCTGCTGTACTGGCAGGCGAAATCATCCACAATCCCTGCGATCCGGCAACTATTGCTGACGGTTCAGTACATATTTTTGATACCCAAAAACTTCCCCTGCGCGACGCTGAAGGTAATGTATTTGCAGTGCTAGCGTTCGCTCGCGATATTACAGAACGCCATGAATCGGAAGCAGCTTTGCGCCGTAGCGAAACCAGATTTAGGTCTTTGGTAGCGAATATTCCGGGAGTGGTTTATCGCTGGCAATGCGATTTTTCGACAAGTTTTATTAGCAATGCGGTTTACTTACTAACGGGCTACCCTGCTGGGGATTTTATTTCGCCTTTGAACAGGGGAGGTAGGACTTTTGCTAGCATTATTTATCCGGAAGATTTGGTAAAAGTAGAAGCCACTATTCGGCAAGCAATAGAAAACAAAGAGTCTTATAACTTGGAATACCGCTTGCTAGCAGCAGACGGGACGGTTAAATGGGTGTGGGATAAAGGTTCTCCTGTGTTCGACGCAGATGGGAACGTTTGCTGTTTGGATGGGGTGATTGTTGATATTAGCGATCGCTACTACGCCGAGGAAGCATTGCGCCAAAAAACTTTAGAGTTAGAAGCAGTTTTTCGCGCTTTGCCTGATTTGTATTTTCGACTAGATGCTGACGGTATAATCGTGGATTATTTGTCAGGAACTTCTTCTAGTTTATACTTACCTCCAGAACAGTTTATCGGTCAACGAATCACAGACATATTGCCACACAATGTCGCCTGTAAATTTGCCCGAGCAATCTTTGAAATTTCCGAAACAAGAACTTCAATCGATATAGAATATTCGCTTTCCATGTCGGAAGGAGAAAAAACTTATGAAGCCCGACTGTTGCCGTTTAATTCAGATCAGATTATTATTCTCGCCCGCAATATTACCAAGCGCAAACAAGCGGAAGCTCAATTAAAACATAAAAATCGCCAACTAGAGCAAACATTGAAACAATTAGGCAGGACTCAAGCTCAACTAATTCAAGCGGAAAAAATGTCTGGTTTGGGACAGCTAGTGGCGGGAATTGCTCACGAAATAAATAATCCTGTCAGTTTTATTTACGGTAATATCACTTACGCTAGTGAGTATGCCAGAAACTTGCTGGAACTGTGCAGTTTGTACCGCGCACATTACCCGGAACCTGTTGCTGTTATCCAAGCTTTGGCAGAAGAAATAGAACTGGAATTCATGAAAGAGGATTTCCCGCACCTGCTGAATTCAATTCAAACCGGAGCCGAGCGAATTCGCCAAATAGTTCTATCTTTGCGTAATTTTTCGCGCCTGGAAGAATCAGATATTAAGCGTGTTAATATTCACGAGGGAATAGACAGCGCTCTGTTAATTTTGCAACACAAAATTAAAGAAAATGGCAGAAATCGTAATATTCAAATAGTTAAAGAATATGGGAAATTGCCGCAGATACAGTGCTACGTGGGACAGTTAAATCAAGTGTTTATGAACATTTTAAATAATGCTATTGATGCTTTAGCAGATGTCAGGCATAGGAAGTTAGAATTGCCGAGTTATTCGGAAGAGGAACGGCAAGATTTTGCTAGTTTACCTTTAAGTTGCGCCGCATTGCCGTGGATTCGGATTCGCACGGAGGTGCTGGAGAATAATCGGGTGGCGATCGTAATTTCAGATAACGGGTCTGGCATGGCAGAGTCTGTTAAGTGTCGGGTATTTGACCCGTTTTTTACTACTAAACCAGTAGGCAAAGGTACAGGTTTGGGACTGTCTATCTCCTATCAGATTGTGGTGGAAAGACACGGAGGGACGCTGCAGTGCATTTCCGCGCCGGGAGAGGGAACTGAATTTGCGATCGAGATTCCAATTCGGCAGAGGTAA
- the rnc gene encoding ribonuclease III, translating into MIYPGRQKQLETLIQKLGLPKNASIKWHLLDLALTHASASAKANYEQLEFVGDAVVRLTASELLFEIYPDCTVGEFAAIRSILVSDRILAKIAESYGFDRYLIVSSSAAADKTGAEPRLADALEAVLAALYLSTQTLELIRPWLDSHFQRLAAEIRSDPARQNYKAALQELTQGKYKTLPKYSVQETGTVQGGEDRFTAEVLIQGKLVAEGKGRSIKAAEQAAAQVAFNKLVDS; encoded by the coding sequence ATGATTTATCCGGGTCGCCAAAAGCAACTTGAAACATTAATTCAAAAATTGGGACTGCCAAAGAATGCTTCGATAAAATGGCATCTCCTCGATTTAGCTTTAACTCATGCGAGCGCGTCAGCTAAGGCAAATTACGAGCAACTAGAGTTTGTCGGCGATGCAGTCGTGCGGCTGACGGCTTCGGAATTGTTGTTTGAGATTTATCCTGACTGTACAGTGGGGGAATTTGCTGCTATTCGATCGATCTTGGTGAGCGATCGCATTCTGGCTAAAATCGCTGAAAGTTACGGGTTCGATCGCTATTTAATTGTTTCCAGCAGCGCCGCCGCAGACAAAACAGGCGCTGAACCCCGGCTGGCAGATGCTTTGGAAGCGGTACTGGCTGCGCTTTATTTGAGTACCCAGACGTTAGAATTAATTCGCCCTTGGCTAGATTCTCACTTTCAACGCCTAGCGGCGGAAATCCGCAGCGATCCTGCCCGCCAAAACTACAAAGCTGCTCTCCAAGAGTTGACTCAAGGCAAATACAAAACTTTGCCCAAATATAGCGTGCAAGAAACTGGGACAGTGCAGGGCGGGGAGGATCGTTTTACCGCAGAAGTTCTCATTCAGGGAAAGTTGGTAGCAGAGGGAAAAGGTCGATCGATCAAAGCGGCCGAACAAGCAGCGGCTCAGGTAGCTTTCAATAAATTAGTTGACAGTTGA
- a CDS encoding sensor histidine kinase, whose translation MVKLGQSSFRRILLSRILLLSVPVLLVGEYVTYRKARSTLLETARQNLTESAVRKADTIEQWAKSLKSNLIGASESSMLQSVDPKDYQKFIAQLGQRLPAQVDCLQLTNLKTNQVIASTCGQQPIQSLPAKFWPPVQQQQTLLDDKSVYISLSLPPQRQGTANDRKVALGAEDFPDAGKEGPDSQASLVLSAPVYIRRGNTLQLNYALSLRSALPVQTSAPKGSLAGYTVAIDQDGTILAHPNINRVGRNIDQEADADRLKSIVRRAIAGGTAFLHLFSFERNGVELLAGYAAIPSPSTTQENSKWIILAVSRLDYALSGLEEIQQVLFNLIVGLIAASIIATLYLSRDLARPVEKLRDYAMKVDTEASQTVPQDFQIREFNQLSEALNSMVQRLRSWARELEVATKEAQVANQLKNEFLGNISHELRTPLNGIIGFIQIVRDGYCDDRDEEMEFLQRAHDSSMQLLNIINDILDIAKIESGTFSMMLEVVDITQVLEDAIDLQAAQIEEKGLKLSLPEPHDPIIVHADPEKLKQVFLNVLSNAVKFTESGSINISVRLESRTNSGSFNGSAESTTSPSGQSDWVVVTIKDTGIGIDPEHQQKLFQPFVMADGSTTRRFGGNGLGLAISRRIMESMIGSITLHSAGVNQGTTVMISLPVNQQSSFYFHSPDLVTEKGNFKS comes from the coding sequence ATGGTTAAGTTAGGTCAATCCTCCTTTCGCCGTATTTTACTGTCGCGGATTTTGTTGCTCAGCGTACCTGTTCTACTGGTGGGGGAGTATGTTACCTATCGGAAGGCACGCTCGACGCTTCTGGAAACTGCTCGTCAAAACTTGACAGAAAGTGCAGTCAGAAAAGCAGACACTATTGAACAGTGGGCGAAATCGCTGAAGTCGAATCTGATCGGTGCTTCGGAAAGCTCGATGTTGCAGTCGGTAGATCCGAAGGATTATCAAAAGTTTATCGCGCAATTAGGGCAGCGGTTGCCAGCGCAGGTTGATTGCTTGCAATTGACTAATTTAAAGACAAATCAAGTAATAGCAAGCACTTGCGGGCAGCAGCCGATTCAGTCGTTGCCGGCAAAATTTTGGCCGCCCGTACAGCAGCAGCAAACGCTGCTGGACGACAAGAGCGTTTACATCAGTCTGTCCTTACCTCCGCAGCGACAGGGGACAGCAAACGATCGGAAGGTGGCTTTGGGGGCTGAGGATTTTCCCGATGCGGGTAAAGAAGGCCCCGATAGCCAAGCTAGTTTGGTGTTGAGCGCTCCTGTTTACATTCGTCGGGGCAATACCCTGCAGTTGAATTATGCTTTGAGTTTGCGCTCGGCCTTGCCTGTGCAAACCAGCGCTCCCAAGGGTTCTCTAGCCGGCTATACGGTGGCGATCGACCAAGATGGGACGATTTTGGCGCACCCGAATATCAATCGCGTGGGCCGCAATATCGACCAAGAGGCAGATGCCGATCGACTAAAAAGTATTGTCAGAAGGGCGATCGCCGGCGGAACAGCTTTTCTCCACCTATTTTCCTTTGAAAGAAATGGTGTAGAGTTGCTAGCAGGATACGCTGCTATCCCGAGTCCTTCAACTACACAGGAGAACAGCAAGTGGATTATTTTAGCTGTCTCTCGCTTAGATTACGCTCTGTCAGGTTTGGAAGAAATTCAGCAAGTTTTATTTAATTTAATTGTAGGTTTGATTGCTGCTAGTATCATCGCGACTTTATATCTGTCTCGCGACTTGGCGCGTCCTGTGGAAAAACTGAGAGACTACGCGATGAAAGTAGATACGGAAGCGTCGCAGACAGTGCCCCAAGATTTCCAAATTAGGGAATTCAATCAACTATCAGAAGCACTCAACAGCATGGTGCAGCGCCTCAGATCCTGGGCCAGAGAATTGGAAGTCGCAACCAAAGAAGCGCAAGTTGCCAATCAGTTAAAAAATGAATTTTTGGGGAATATTTCTCATGAATTGAGAACGCCGCTCAACGGGATTATTGGTTTTATTCAAATTGTGCGGGACGGCTACTGCGATGACAGAGATGAGGAAATGGAATTTTTACAGCGGGCCCACGACTCGTCTATGCAATTGCTGAATATTATTAATGATATTTTGGACATTGCTAAAATAGAATCCGGCACCTTCTCCATGATGTTAGAAGTAGTTGACATTACCCAGGTACTGGAAGACGCGATTGATTTGCAAGCGGCTCAAATTGAGGAAAAAGGCTTGAAGTTAAGTTTGCCAGAGCCTCACGATCCGATTATTGTTCATGCCGATCCAGAGAAGCTAAAACAGGTGTTTTTAAATGTTTTGAGCAATGCCGTTAAGTTTACAGAGTCGGGCAGCATTAATATATCTGTGCGGCTAGAATCGAGGACTAATTCTGGTAGTTTTAACGGCAGTGCGGAAAGTACGACGAGTCCCAGCGGTCAAAGCGATTGGGTGGTGGTGACAATTAAAGATACGGGAATTGGTATCGATCCCGAACACCAGCAGAAATTGTTTCAACCTTTTGTGATGGCTGATGGTTCTACAACTCGCAGGTTTGGCGGTAACGGTTTGGGCTTGGCTATCTCGCGAAGGATAATGGAATCTATGATCGGAAGCATTACCCTGCACAGCGCGGGGGTGAATCAAGGTACTACGGTGATGATTTCTTTGCCTGTCAATCAGCAGTCAAGTTTTTATTTTCACAGCCCGGACTTAGTAACGGAAAAGGGAAATTTCAAAAGTTGA
- a CDS encoding class I SAM-dependent methyltransferase: MKKNFSNYTYYYTNNRPRYHHAYLISPLLEMLAALQQPSKTKLRVLDLGCGNGSLSHVIAEHGCEVVGVDTSAPGIAISRQSFPECQFIQADIYDLPDTDILNSFDVVLAIEVIEHLLYPKELARTAKRCLNPGGRLIISTPYHGYLKNLALAVSGKLDKHFTVLWDNGHIKFFSVETLTKLLTSEGYTDIKFKFAGRCPYLWKSMLCSSKFSG; the protein is encoded by the coding sequence ATGAAAAAAAACTTTAGCAATTATACGTATTATTACACAAATAACCGTCCCAGATATCATCACGCTTATTTGATATCTCCCCTTTTAGAAATGCTGGCGGCACTTCAGCAGCCCAGCAAGACAAAACTCCGAGTTTTGGATCTCGGCTGTGGCAATGGCAGCCTCAGTCACGTCATAGCAGAGCACGGCTGCGAAGTTGTCGGCGTTGACACTTCTGCACCCGGAATTGCCATCTCCCGTCAAAGTTTCCCCGAGTGTCAGTTTATCCAAGCAGATATTTACGACCTTCCAGATACCGATATTCTGAACTCATTTGATGTGGTCTTAGCTATTGAAGTAATCGAACACTTGCTTTATCCTAAAGAACTAGCAAGAACTGCAAAAAGATGCCTCAATCCGGGAGGACGACTAATTATTTCCACACCCTATCACGGCTATTTAAAAAATCTGGCTTTAGCGGTTTCTGGCAAACTAGATAAACATTTTACCGTTCTTTGGGATAACGGTCACATTAAATTTTTTTCAGTAGAGACGCTGACCAAGTTATTAACATCTGAAGGATACACCGACATAAAATTTAAATTTGCTGGTCGGTGTCCCTATCTTTGGAAATCAATGTTATGCTCTAGTAAGTTTTCAGGATAA
- a CDS encoding Gfo/Idh/MocA family protein, with product MKIGIAVLGAGRWGVNLIRNFLEHPNSEVLAVVDPNRDSLAAVQKQFNLDASVILATNWSQVQALPGLQAVAIATPASTHYTLAAAALKQGYHVLAEKPLALNLTEAIELCQLAEKQQRQLFVDHTYLFHPAVDRGQRIIQHHQLGKLRYGYAQRTHFEPVRHDVDALWDLAVHDIAIFNTWLEQTPIEVRAIGTVFPKSDVRRKKFDGSRKKEEGRGNKEEGINQQAAEIENQFAPALLTTNPAEKLADLVWVTLTYPDGFQAFIHLCWLNPDKQRRLTVVGSLATLIFDEMSLETPLIVQRGHSDWGGEENNSCESALAPQPTGLRHREVLSLEQVEPLRRVCDRFLKCVQTNTPCLTSSGAASVELIRILSTLSKSLALGGQPLIPF from the coding sequence ATGAAAATCGGAATAGCTGTATTGGGTGCGGGCCGCTGGGGAGTTAACCTAATTCGCAACTTTCTCGAACATCCCAACAGCGAAGTTTTAGCGGTGGTAGACCCGAATCGAGATTCATTGGCGGCCGTTCAAAAACAGTTTAATCTGGATGCCTCGGTGATTTTAGCTACCAATTGGTCTCAAGTGCAAGCCTTGCCGGGACTGCAAGCTGTGGCGATCGCTACTCCAGCTTCAACACACTACACCCTCGCAGCAGCAGCGCTGAAACAAGGCTACCACGTCTTAGCAGAAAAACCCCTCGCCCTCAACCTGACTGAAGCAATAGAACTCTGTCAATTAGCCGAAAAACAGCAGCGGCAACTCTTCGTTGACCACACTTATCTGTTTCATCCAGCAGTCGATCGAGGCCAAAGAATTATTCAACACCATCAACTCGGAAAATTGCGCTACGGTTACGCCCAGCGCACCCATTTTGAACCGGTTCGCCATGACGTTGATGCCCTTTGGGACTTGGCCGTTCACGATATCGCTATTTTCAATACTTGGCTGGAACAAACGCCAATTGAAGTAAGGGCGATCGGCACTGTTTTTCCGAAGTCCGATGTCCGTCGGAAGAAGTTCGATGGAAGTCGGAAGAAGGAAGAAGGAAGAGGGAACAAGGAAGAAGGAATAAATCAACAAGCAGCAGAAATTGAAAATCAATTTGCTCCTGCACTGCTGACTACTAATCCTGCAGAAAAACTAGCAGATTTAGTTTGGGTAACTCTCACCTATCCCGACGGATTTCAAGCATTTATTCACCTGTGCTGGCTAAATCCCGACAAACAGCGGCGCTTAACAGTTGTTGGCAGTTTGGCAACCTTGATTTTTGACGAAATGTCGCTAGAAACTCCCCTGATTGTGCAGCGCGGCCATTCAGATTGGGGAGGCGAAGAGAATAACTCTTGTGAAAGTGCGTTAGCGCCGCAGCCAACGGGCCTCAGACACCGCGAAGTGTTGAGTTTAGAACAAGTAGAACCGCTGAGGAGAGTGTGCGATCGCTTCCTCAAATGCGTGCAAACTAATACCCCCTGTCTTACCTCTTCGGGCGCGGCCTCCGTCGAATTAATCCGCATTCTCAGCACTTTGAGCAAATCCCTCGCACTCGGCGGACAGCCCCTAATACCATTTTAG